From the genome of Chroicocephalus ridibundus chromosome 1, bChrRid1.1, whole genome shotgun sequence, one region includes:
- the B3GALT5 gene encoding beta-1,3-galactosyltransferase 5 isoform X2 encodes MKMGGTCLCLPVGQHLRALGHRLFSNKWRNMDFRKPRLLFGLVGLSCLSFWVFYNNLTEFCIFCENSQDYIFPVETFRRIRGNFSQLPDIDCHKNPPFLVLLVTSSYHHIEARMAIRQTWGQERTVAGKRLVTYFLLGATVNLSQQADITAESQKYKDIIQKNFTDTYYNLTLKTMMGMEWIHRFCYQSSFVMKTDTDVFVNVFYLTELLLRKKRTTRFFTGFLKLHEYPIRERESKWYVSREEYPGKTYPPFCSGTGYVLSTDVASQIYNVSESVSFIKLEDVFIGLCLAKLKIRLEELHSKQTFFPERITFSVSLLKKIVMCHEVDPYEQLSYWNYLVTENRGGVL; translated from the exons ATGAAGATGGGAGGAACCTGTCTGTGTCTGCCAGTTGGGCAGCACCTGCGGGCGCTGGGACACAGGCTCTTTTCAAACAAATGGAGAAACATG GATTTCAGAAAACCCAGGCTGCTTTTTGGCCTCGTGGGCCTCAGCTGTCTTAGCTTCTGGGTTTTTTACAACAATTTGACCGAATTCTGTATATTCTGTGAAAACAGCCAAGACTACATATTTCCTGTGGAGACTTTCAGGAGAATCAGAGGAAACTTCTCTCAGCTCCCAGATATAGACTGTCATAAGAACCCGCCTTTTCTCGTCCTGCTTGTGACATCCTCGTACCACCACATCGAAGCCAGGATGGCCATCCGGCAaacctgggggcaggagagaaCAGTTGCCGGCAAGCGTCTGGTGACATATTTCCTCCTAGGAGCCACTGTGAATCTCAGCCAGCAGGCTGATATCACTGCTGAAAGCCAAAAGTACAAAGACATCATTCAAAAGAATTTTACAGACACGTATTATAATTTGACTTTGAAGACCATGATGGGAATGGAATGGATTCACCGATTTTGTTACCAGTCCAGCTTTGTGATGAAAACCGACACAgatgtgtttgttaatgttttttaTCTCACTGAGCTCCTTCTAAGGAAAAAGAGGACCACTAGATTCTTCACAGGCTTTTTAAAACTGCACGAGTACCCCATACGGGAAAGAGAGAGCAAGTGGTATGTGAGTAGAGAAGAGTATCCAGGAAAGACCTACCCGCCGTTTTGTTCCGGGACTGGCTATGTTTTATCCACCGACGTTGCTAGTCAGATCTATAATGTTTCAGAGAGCGTTTCATTCATTAAATTGGAGGATGTGTTCATAGGACTGTGCCTTGCCAAATTAAAAATTCGGCTGGAGGAGCTTCATTCAAAGCAGACGTTTTTTCCAGAAAGGATTAcgttctctgtttctctccttaaGAAAATCGTGATGTGCCATGAAGTAGACCCATATGAGCAGCTGAGCTACTGGAATTACTTAGTGACAGAAAATCGTGGAGGAGTGCTCTAG
- the B3GALT5 gene encoding beta-1,3-galactosyltransferase 5 isoform X1 has translation MKMGGTCLCLPVGQHLRALGHRLFSNKWRNMKDFRKPRLLFGLVGLSCLSFWVFYNNLTEFCIFCENSQDYIFPVETFRRIRGNFSQLPDIDCHKNPPFLVLLVTSSYHHIEARMAIRQTWGQERTVAGKRLVTYFLLGATVNLSQQADITAESQKYKDIIQKNFTDTYYNLTLKTMMGMEWIHRFCYQSSFVMKTDTDVFVNVFYLTELLLRKKRTTRFFTGFLKLHEYPIRERESKWYVSREEYPGKTYPPFCSGTGYVLSTDVASQIYNVSESVSFIKLEDVFIGLCLAKLKIRLEELHSKQTFFPERITFSVSLLKKIVMCHEVDPYEQLSYWNYLVTENRGGVL, from the exons ATGAAGATGGGAGGAACCTGTCTGTGTCTGCCAGTTGGGCAGCACCTGCGGGCGCTGGGACACAGGCTCTTTTCAAACAAATGGAGAAACATG AAGGATTTCAGAAAACCCAGGCTGCTTTTTGGCCTCGTGGGCCTCAGCTGTCTTAGCTTCTGGGTTTTTTACAACAATTTGACCGAATTCTGTATATTCTGTGAAAACAGCCAAGACTACATATTTCCTGTGGAGACTTTCAGGAGAATCAGAGGAAACTTCTCTCAGCTCCCAGATATAGACTGTCATAAGAACCCGCCTTTTCTCGTCCTGCTTGTGACATCCTCGTACCACCACATCGAAGCCAGGATGGCCATCCGGCAaacctgggggcaggagagaaCAGTTGCCGGCAAGCGTCTGGTGACATATTTCCTCCTAGGAGCCACTGTGAATCTCAGCCAGCAGGCTGATATCACTGCTGAAAGCCAAAAGTACAAAGACATCATTCAAAAGAATTTTACAGACACGTATTATAATTTGACTTTGAAGACCATGATGGGAATGGAATGGATTCACCGATTTTGTTACCAGTCCAGCTTTGTGATGAAAACCGACACAgatgtgtttgttaatgttttttaTCTCACTGAGCTCCTTCTAAGGAAAAAGAGGACCACTAGATTCTTCACAGGCTTTTTAAAACTGCACGAGTACCCCATACGGGAAAGAGAGAGCAAGTGGTATGTGAGTAGAGAAGAGTATCCAGGAAAGACCTACCCGCCGTTTTGTTCCGGGACTGGCTATGTTTTATCCACCGACGTTGCTAGTCAGATCTATAATGTTTCAGAGAGCGTTTCATTCATTAAATTGGAGGATGTGTTCATAGGACTGTGCCTTGCCAAATTAAAAATTCGGCTGGAGGAGCTTCATTCAAAGCAGACGTTTTTTCCAGAAAGGATTAcgttctctgtttctctccttaaGAAAATCGTGATGTGCCATGAAGTAGACCCATATGAGCAGCTGAGCTACTGGAATTACTTAGTGACAGAAAATCGTGGAGGAGTGCTCTAG